A genome region from Methanobacterium aggregans includes the following:
- the dapB gene encoding 4-hydroxy-tetrahydrodipicolinate reductase, translated as MIRVAVTGAGGRISSKIIKTILKEEDMEVVAAVGSPNTLLDGKDVGEVIGVGKIDVPVNGAQKLAEVLKEKKPDVLIDFTIANTAVGTIKTSAECGVNVVVGTTGFSEKQLSEIKESIQKNKIKAVIAPNMAVGVNVFFKVIEDLAKILNDYDIEIIEAHHKHKTDAPSGTAVKAYEIIAEALENKDETCVYGRQGIVGARTPEEIGVHAVRGGDIVGDHTVLFAGEGERIELTHRAHSRQVFVTGVIKALQYIIEAPEGKISDMKDVLGIK; from the coding sequence ATGATTAGAGTGGCTGTAACAGGCGCAGGTGGAAGAATAAGTTCTAAAATAATTAAAACCATACTTAAAGAGGAAGATATGGAAGTTGTGGCAGCTGTAGGATCACCAAATACTCTGCTTGATGGAAAGGATGTAGGTGAAGTAATAGGTGTAGGAAAGATTGATGTTCCAGTAAATGGTGCACAAAAACTTGCTGAGGTTTTAAAGGAAAAGAAGCCAGATGTTCTCATTGATTTCACTATAGCAAACACAGCCGTGGGTACAATTAAAACTTCGGCAGAATGTGGAGTTAATGTAGTTGTAGGTACAACTGGATTTTCAGAAAAACAATTAAGTGAAATTAAAGAGTCTATCCAAAAAAATAAGATAAAAGCAGTTATTGCTCCAAACATGGCAGTGGGCGTAAATGTATTTTTTAAAGTTATCGAAGACCTGGCAAAAATCCTCAATGATTATGATATCGAAATAATAGAAGCTCACCACAAGCATAAAACTGATGCACCATCAGGAACTGCTGTTAAAGCTTACGAAATTATAGCAGAGGCACTGGAAAATAAAGATGAAACTTGTGTCTATGGTAGGCAGGGGATTGTAGGTGCACGAACTCCTGAAGAAATAGGAGTACATGCAGTTCGTGGCGGAGATATTGTTGGAGATCATACAGTACTTTTTGCAGGGGAAGGAGAACGAATTGAACTCACCCACAGGGCGCACAGCAGGCAGGTTTTCGTAACAGGAGTAATTAAAGCATTACAATATATTATTGAAGCTCCTGAAGGAAAAATTAGCGATATGAAGGATGTTCTCGGTATAAAATAA